A stretch of the Vulcanisaeta souniana JCM 11219 genome encodes the following:
- a CDS encoding vWA domain-containing protein, whose product MPPGDSGNNGNEKGTIEKYGYIRWVTPPPFDILEGMIEYFVGKYRDGSNMWPKLFMASDAYGIHDLSIEVLRYRERPELLWHVIMDEYRRSRELRVIRAYTTGSQSLSFYTGVWFLRLVLRNMREFMRDEEWREVAKMGMNNLANTGTRGRQLSVKALLMAPANLNQTQRAAIQLLVRAIAKNVLEAVQARAEFENALSSLRARYPNAQLMPSHSKGLEASDTLLGSPEELRRMARVLNNVVKLIDEFTSRLSEGRITGVGYPSSYTLSNRISEFTVKDLIMPEPVRALRLATIHYGFERVSGRRFNVVIDRSGSMGEPMPGSRIEKVSVATAVAISLVLAYEDVHVYAFDTRIHDLGSGSIVIEPLLRLAPDGGTSIANALTLANSLSEESIIITDAIDPDVDPELARRVMERSRIIILEPAEYFDWVKPYIQGGRAVIAKTPSDVIEFLASPGTAGA is encoded by the coding sequence GGGATGATTGAGTACTTTGTAGGCAAGTACAGGGATGGGAGTAACATGTGGCCCAAGCTCTTTATGGCTTCGGATGCCTATGGTATTCATGATCTAAGCATTGAGGTGCTTAGGTATAGGGAGAGGCCAGAATTGTTATGGCATGTGATAATGGATGAGTATAGGAGGAGTAGGGAATTGAGGGTTATTAGGGCGTACACGACTGGTAGCCAGTCACTAAGCTTCTACACTGGCGTCTGGTTCCTGAGGCTGGTCCTCAGGAACATGAGGGAGTTCATGAGGGATGAGGAGTGGCGTGAAGTCGCCAAAATGGGCATGAATAACCTAGCCAATACTGGCACGAGGGGTAGGCAATTGAGCGTCAAGGCCCTCCTAATGGCCCCAGCCAACCTAAACCAAACACAGAGGGCCGCAATCCAATTACTAGTGCGGGCTATTGCCAAGAACGTGCTTGAGGCTGTCCAGGCTCGTGCCGAGTTCGAGAATGCCCTTTCCTCACTAAGGGCTAGGTACCCGAATGCCCAGTTAATGCCGAGTCACTCCAAGGGTCTCGAGGCATCAGACACGCTCCTCGGAAGCCCCGAGGAGTTGAGGAGGATGGCTAGGGTCCTCAACAACGTGGTTAAGTTGATTGACGAGTTCACTAGCCGATTAAGCGAGGGTAGGATCACCGGCGTTGGCTACCCGAGTAGTTATACACTCTCTAATAGGATTAGTGAATTCACCGTGAAGGACTTGATAATGCCAGAGCCCGTCAGGGCTCTTAGGCTAGCCACGATTCATTATGGTTTTGAGAGGGTTAGTGGGCGTAGGTTCAACGTGGTTATTGATAGGAGCGGGAGCATGGGCGAGCCTATGCCGGGCTCTAGGATTGAGAAGGTTAGTGTGGCTACGGCAGTAGCCATAAGCCTAGTGCTGGCTTATGAGGATGTCCATGTTTATGCCTTCGACACGAGGATTCATGACCTAGGTAGTGGCTCAATCGTCATTGAGCCATTATTGAGGCTAGCCCCTGATGGTGGCACTAGCATCGCCAATGCCCTTACCCTTGCCAATAGCCTTAGTGAGGAGTCCATTATCATTACCGACGCCATCGACCCTGATGTTGACCCAGAGCTGGCTAGGAGGGTCATGGAGAGGAGTAGAATCATCATACTAGAACCGGCCGAGTACTTTGACTGGGTAAAGCCCTACATCCAGGGCGGTAGGGCTGTAATTGCCAAGACCCCGAGTGACGTGATTGAGTTCCTCGCGAGCCCCGGCACTGCCGGGGCTTGA